A window of Myxococcales bacterium contains these coding sequences:
- a CDS encoding DUF58 domain-containing protein, producing MTQKLRTAIDWGTLAPLRMRARLVAEGVYAGSHRSARRGAGVEFGGHRPYVPGDDLRWLDRRSLLRHEHLLVREFETETDRALRLCIDATASMSYRGARSPGSKLAFAALVAAALGRVAITGGDPVGCSFIGGTQRPLPVSSGRESFERLVGTLEALEATGDTSRESELLDAGVGAIARAARRGSAVVVLSDLLDLGDGAKDAISSIAMKGRVLVVLEVLDPDELDFPFEDSTRLASLEGDYQVDTDGDARERYLEALGAARDGWERALLARGARLVRSKTTDDPVVVVRAVLDALR from the coding sequence ATGACGCAGAAGCTCCGCACGGCCATCGACTGGGGGACGCTCGCACCGCTGCGCATGCGGGCGCGGCTCGTCGCCGAGGGCGTGTACGCAGGATCTCACAGGAGCGCGAGGCGAGGCGCTGGCGTCGAGTTCGGCGGACATCGACCGTACGTTCCGGGAGACGATCTCCGGTGGCTCGACCGGCGCTCCCTCTTGCGCCACGAGCACCTGCTCGTGCGCGAGTTCGAGACCGAGACCGACCGCGCCCTACGCCTGTGCATCGACGCGACGGCGAGCATGTCCTACCGCGGTGCGCGTTCGCCAGGCTCGAAGCTCGCGTTCGCGGCGCTCGTGGCCGCGGCGCTCGGGCGGGTGGCGATCACGGGAGGCGACCCGGTCGGGTGCTCGTTCATCGGTGGCACCCAACGCCCGCTCCCCGTCTCGTCGGGGCGAGAGTCGTTCGAGCGGCTCGTCGGCACGCTCGAAGCGCTCGAAGCCACAGGAGATACCTCCCGAGAGTCCGAGCTCCTCGACGCCGGGGTGGGCGCCATCGCCCGGGCCGCGAGGCGCGGGTCGGCCGTGGTCGTGCTGAGCGATCTGCTCGACCTCGGCGACGGCGCGAAGGACGCGATCTCGTCCATCGCGATGAAGGGTCGTGTCCTCGTGGTGCTCGAGGTGCTCGACCCCGACGAGCTCGATTTCCCCTTCGAAGACTCGACGAGGCTCGCGTCGCTCGAGGGTGACTACCAGGTGGACACGGACGGGGACGCCCGAGAGCGATACCTCGAGGCCTTGGGCGCCGCGCGCGACGGATGGGAGCGCGCCCTCCTCGCGCGAGGAGCGCGGCTCGTGCGATCGAAGACCACCGACGATCCCGTGGTGGTCGTGCGGGCCGTGCTCGACGCCCTCAGGTGA
- a CDS encoding alpha/beta hydrolase — MRVRGDGVELHVEDFGGGGEPLLLVMGIGAQKVYWPDELCARLTARGFRVVRMDNRDVGESSHLSHLPVPDPRLVMARALLGLPVDAPYNLSHMAHDLTAVLDGLGLESAHVAGMSMGGMIAQTFAIEHGARARSLASIASTTGDRRYAVMARPKALGALLGAPPRTREEYAERMVAMQAAIGGKTHPRDDELLRHIGRTSYDRGPNPAGFARQLAAIAASGSRRRALAELRVPTLVIHGTQDPLVPVEAGRATARLVPGARLLELSDMGHDLPRPLWDTLADALWSHARDALRAPPRGRVT, encoded by the coding sequence ATGCGCGTACGCGGCGATGGGGTCGAGCTTCACGTGGAGGACTTCGGGGGCGGTGGTGAGCCTCTCCTGCTCGTCATGGGGATCGGCGCCCAGAAGGTCTACTGGCCCGACGAGCTCTGCGCGCGCCTCACCGCGCGAGGCTTCCGTGTCGTGAGGATGGACAACCGCGACGTGGGGGAGTCCTCGCACCTGTCGCATCTCCCCGTGCCGGATCCGCGGCTCGTCATGGCCAGGGCCCTCCTCGGGCTGCCTGTCGATGCGCCTTACAATTTATCCCATATGGCTCACGACCTCACGGCCGTGCTCGATGGTCTCGGCCTCGAGAGCGCGCACGTGGCCGGCATGTCGATGGGGGGCATGATCGCGCAGACCTTCGCCATCGAGCACGGCGCACGCGCGCGCTCCCTCGCGTCCATCGCCTCGACGACGGGGGATCGGCGCTACGCGGTCATGGCTCGCCCGAAGGCGCTCGGAGCGCTCCTCGGAGCGCCGCCACGGACACGCGAGGAGTACGCCGAGCGCATGGTCGCCATGCAGGCCGCCATCGGTGGGAAGACCCACCCGCGCGACGACGAGCTCCTCCGGCACATCGGGCGTACGTCGTACGATCGCGGTCCGAACCCCGCCGGGTTCGCGCGGCAGCTCGCGGCGATCGCGGCGTCGGGCTCGCGGCGTCGCGCCCTCGCCGAGCTCCGTGTGCCGACCCTGGTCATCCACGGGACCCAAGACCCGCTCGTGCCCGTCGAGGCGGGGAGAGCCACGGCGAGGCTCGTCCCCGGCGCGCGGCTCCTCGAGCTGTCGGACATGGGACACGACCTGCCTCGCCCGCTGTGGGACACCCTCGCCGACGCTCTGTGGAGCCACGCCCGCGACGCTCTACGAGCTCCGCCGCGCGGCCGGGTCACCTGA
- a CDS encoding IS630 family transposase — translation MTQPIVHPGRPRKPLSISDDERVELERLTRRRKSAQQLALRARIVLACASGASNTEVAELLQVSLPTVGKWRERFRVDRLAGLSDEPRSGAPRVIDDERIERVLARTLESLPQGQTHWSRATMAAESGLSRSSVGRIWRAFGLKPHRVDSFKLSSDPHFIEKVRDVVGLYMSPPENAVVLCVDEKSQIQALDRTQPLLPMRPGQPERKTHDYERHGTTSLFAALDAHRGDVIWKMYRKHRQQEFVRFLATIDERVPRGTDVHLIIDNYATHKTPRVHRWLLKHPRFHLHFTPTYSSWLNLVERLFGEITDKAIRRGAFRSVRELEAAISAYLKAREGVPFVWTATPEAIFERLHDFCERTSGAGH, via the coding sequence ATGACACAGCCCATCGTGCACCCGGGTCGACCTCGCAAGCCCTTGAGCATCTCCGACGACGAGCGGGTCGAGCTCGAACGCTTGACGCGGCGGCGGAAGAGCGCCCAGCAGTTGGCTCTTCGCGCCAGGATCGTGCTCGCGTGCGCGTCGGGGGCATCCAATACCGAGGTCGCCGAGCTGCTCCAAGTCTCGCTCCCGACGGTCGGTAAGTGGCGCGAGCGGTTCCGCGTGGATCGCCTGGCAGGATTGTCGGACGAGCCACGTTCCGGAGCACCTCGTGTCATCGACGATGAACGGATCGAACGCGTGCTCGCTCGCACCCTCGAGTCGCTGCCGCAGGGCCAAACCCATTGGAGTCGCGCGACGATGGCTGCGGAGAGTGGCCTGTCTCGCAGCTCTGTTGGGCGCATCTGGCGAGCTTTCGGCCTTAAGCCCCACCGTGTGGACAGCTTCAAGCTGTCATCCGATCCTCACTTCATCGAGAAGGTGCGCGACGTAGTCGGGCTCTACATGAGCCCGCCCGAGAACGCGGTCGTCCTCTGCGTCGACGAGAAGTCGCAGATCCAAGCACTCGACCGAACCCAACCCCTGCTCCCGATGCGGCCTGGACAGCCGGAACGCAAGACGCACGACTACGAGCGCCACGGCACCACCTCGCTCTTCGCGGCACTCGACGCTCATCGTGGCGACGTCATCTGGAAGATGTACCGAAAGCACCGCCAGCAGGAGTTCGTTCGGTTCCTTGCGACGATCGACGAGCGCGTTCCGCGCGGCACCGACGTGCACCTCATCATCGACAACTACGCCACGCACAAGACTCCGCGCGTGCACCGTTGGCTGCTCAAGCACCCCCGGTTCCACCTTCACTTCACGCCGACCTACAGCTCCTGGCTCAACCTCGTCGAACGACTCTTCGGTGAGATCACCGACAAGGCGATCCGGCGCGGTGCCTTCAGATCGGTGCGCGAGCTCGAGGCTGCCATCTCGGCCTACCTCAAGGCCCGCGAGGGCGTACCGTTCGTCTGGACTGCGACGCCCGAAGCGATCTTCGAGCGCCTCCACGACTTTTGTGAACGAACTTCAGGCGCAGGACACTAG
- a CDS encoding peptidylglycine alpha-amidating monooxygenase: protein MRARSLPGLGLLLVLGSAVAFACGTTAGVDPASDAGPSPTVTPTSTTPTPTANGLPCDVDAVLAKNCRSCHGTTPTFGATMPLMTYENLMAPAPSNPSKTVLDMVRARIRDDARPMPQAPNPRLSEADMATLDAWATAGAPRSQAVCGGNDAGPVQPLDCKPDINIAPATPYEMPTTAKNEYVCYGVDVTSPDDKHVIALAPRIENPKIVHHVLIFKSPTAYGTAPQKCSSGGNPQWALMYGWAPGAKNMMLPPEAGFALKKGQTTHFVVQVHYNNAQALPNQKDSSGIDLCTSAPRQYEADVLAFGTTKIDIPPKSESDKTCSFTVPAQVPGERTLIAAMPHMHELGTTIETKLYKGGTGAAVDLGTVPNWDFNTQYWQPLSAKVAPGDVIRTRCAWKNTTDATVKFGEDTEDEMCFSFTLYYPKIDSALWNWGLPAAAASCVNTPK from the coding sequence ATGCGCGCTCGTTCGCTCCCGGGCCTCGGCCTCTTGCTCGTCCTAGGGTCCGCCGTGGCCTTCGCCTGTGGCACCACCGCGGGTGTCGATCCCGCTTCGGACGCGGGGCCGTCGCCCACGGTCACGCCCACGTCGACCACGCCGACGCCGACCGCGAACGGCCTCCCCTGCGACGTCGACGCCGTGCTCGCGAAGAACTGCCGGAGCTGCCACGGCACGACGCCGACCTTCGGCGCGACGATGCCTCTCATGACGTACGAGAACCTGATGGCGCCCGCGCCGTCGAACCCGAGCAAGACCGTGCTCGACATGGTGCGCGCTCGCATCCGCGACGACGCGCGACCCATGCCCCAAGCCCCGAACCCGCGCCTCTCGGAGGCCGACATGGCCACCCTCGACGCGTGGGCCACCGCGGGCGCGCCGCGCTCCCAGGCCGTGTGCGGAGGGAACGACGCGGGCCCCGTGCAGCCGCTCGACTGCAAGCCGGACATCAACATCGCGCCCGCGACGCCGTACGAGATGCCGACCACCGCGAAGAACGAGTACGTCTGCTACGGCGTCGACGTGACCTCGCCCGACGACAAACACGTCATCGCGCTCGCGCCGCGCATCGAGAACCCGAAGATCGTCCACCACGTGCTCATCTTCAAGTCGCCCACGGCCTACGGCACTGCGCCGCAGAAGTGCTCGTCGGGGGGGAATCCGCAGTGGGCGCTCATGTACGGGTGGGCCCCCGGCGCGAAGAACATGATGCTCCCTCCCGAGGCGGGCTTCGCCCTCAAGAAGGGCCAGACCACGCACTTCGTGGTGCAGGTGCACTACAACAACGCGCAGGCCCTGCCGAACCAGAAGGACTCGAGCGGCATCGACCTCTGCACCTCAGCGCCGCGCCAGTACGAGGCCGACGTGCTCGCCTTCGGCACGACGAAGATCGACATTCCGCCGAAGAGCGAGTCCGACAAGACCTGCTCGTTCACCGTCCCCGCGCAGGTCCCTGGCGAGCGCACACTCATCGCGGCGATGCCGCACATGCACGAGCTCGGGACGACGATCGAAACCAAGCTCTACAAGGGCGGAACGGGCGCAGCGGTCGATCTCGGCACGGTGCCGAACTGGGACTTCAACACGCAGTACTGGCAGCCGCTCTCCGCCAAGGTGGCCCCCGGTGACGTCATCCGCACGCGCTGCGCGTGGAAGAACACCACCGACGCGACCGTGAAATTCGGCGAGGACACCGAGGACGAGATGTGTTTCTCGTTCACGCTCTACTACCCGAAGATCGATTCGGCGCTCTGGAACTGGGGCTTGCCCGCGGCCGCCGCGAGCTGCGTGAACACGCCGAAGTAG
- a CDS encoding SUMF1/EgtB/PvdO family nonheme iron enzyme, producing the protein MVTVGKSTGGAYCVDDTEVTNGDYDRFLQANVPASGPSSTQPIACAANTTYVPSANWPPPQPLSGSFGNPVRNVDWCDAVAYCRWAGKSLCGDLAGQPIAAADANEYTRDAWVNACTNQGANVFPYGAAYVPGQCYNSSLGKVSDWTDQGTYVGIPLTNPPQARSCQGGVTNLFQMSGNLAEWENSCDAAADTCLVRGGSYLSTAPATNLACKFPTGTPPAVGRLIKRDDIGFRCCQY; encoded by the coding sequence ATGGTCACCGTCGGAAAGTCCACCGGCGGAGCGTATTGTGTCGACGACACCGAAGTGACGAACGGCGACTACGACCGGTTCCTCCAGGCAAACGTTCCTGCCTCTGGGCCGTCGAGCACGCAGCCCATCGCGTGTGCTGCGAATACCACCTATGTCCCGTCTGCCAACTGGCCGCCCCCGCAGCCCCTTTCGGGATCGTTCGGGAACCCGGTTCGAAACGTCGATTGGTGCGATGCCGTTGCGTACTGCCGTTGGGCTGGAAAGTCTCTGTGCGGAGACCTAGCTGGGCAACCGATCGCTGCAGCCGACGCAAACGAATACACGCGCGACGCGTGGGTAAACGCGTGCACGAACCAAGGGGCCAATGTGTTTCCCTACGGAGCTGCGTACGTCCCGGGGCAGTGCTATAATTCAAGTCTGGGCAAAGTGTCGGATTGGACCGACCAGGGGACCTACGTCGGAATCCCTCTCACCAACCCTCCGCAGGCGAGGTCTTGTCAGGGAGGCGTGACGAATCTCTTCCAGATGAGTGGAAACCTGGCGGAGTGGGAGAATTCCTGCGACGCCGCCGCGGATACGTGTCTGGTCCGAGGCGGTAGCTACCTCTCTACTGCCCCAGCGACGAACCTGGCTTGCAAGTTCCCGACGGGGACCCCGCCTGCTGTCGGACGCCTCATCAAGCGCGACGACATCGGATTCCGCTGCTGCCAGTATTGA
- a CDS encoding transaldolase — MANLLEKLKEMTVVVADTGDFQSIEKFRPRDATTNPSLITAAAKMPAYASLIDDAIAYCKADGGTPEEIAKRAIDRLAVVFGLKILGVIPGRVSTEVDARLSFDTQGTVDKARAIIAQYAAQGVSKERILIKIASTWEGIKAAEILEKEGVHCNLTLLFGIHQAIACADAKATLISPFVGRILDWYKKSTGKASYAPHEDPGVVSVTRIFEYYKKHGHRTEVMGASFRNMGEITELAGCDLLTISPQLLAELEAAEGELPRKLDADRAKTLDIPKVDMTEETFRKMHAADTMANEKLAEGIEGFSKALVELETLLAARVRALG; from the coding sequence ATGGCAAACCTCCTCGAGAAGCTCAAAGAGATGACCGTCGTCGTGGCCGATACGGGCGACTTCCAGTCGATCGAGAAGTTTCGTCCCCGCGACGCGACCACGAACCCGTCGCTCATTACGGCCGCCGCCAAGATGCCCGCGTATGCGTCCCTCATCGACGACGCGATCGCCTACTGCAAGGCCGACGGAGGCACCCCCGAGGAGATCGCGAAGCGCGCGATCGATCGCCTCGCCGTGGTGTTCGGCCTGAAGATCCTCGGTGTGATCCCGGGCCGCGTCTCGACCGAGGTCGACGCGCGCCTCTCGTTCGACACCCAGGGCACGGTCGACAAGGCCCGCGCGATCATCGCGCAGTACGCCGCGCAGGGCGTCTCGAAGGAGCGCATCCTCATCAAGATCGCCTCGACGTGGGAGGGCATCAAGGCCGCCGAGATCCTCGAAAAAGAGGGGGTCCACTGCAACTTGACGCTGCTCTTCGGCATTCACCAGGCGATCGCCTGCGCCGACGCGAAGGCGACCCTCATCTCGCCCTTCGTGGGGCGCATCCTCGATTGGTACAAGAAGTCGACCGGCAAGGCCTCGTACGCGCCGCACGAGGACCCCGGGGTCGTCAGCGTGACGCGCATCTTCGAGTACTACAAAAAGCACGGTCACCGCACCGAGGTCATGGGAGCGAGCTTCCGCAACATGGGCGAGATCACCGAGCTCGCCGGCTGCGACCTGCTCACGATCTCGCCGCAGCTCCTCGCCGAGCTCGAGGCCGCCGAGGGAGAGCTCCCCCGAAAGCTCGACGCCGACCGCGCGAAGACCCTCGACATCCCGAAGGTCGACATGACCGAGGAGACGTTCCGGAAGATGCACGCGGCCGACACCATGGCGAACGAGAAGCTCGCCGAGGGCATCGAGGGCTTCTCGAAGGCGCTCGTCGAGCTCGAGACGCTGCTCGCCGCCCGCGTCCGCGCGCTCGGCTGA
- a CDS encoding DUF2809 domain-containing protein, with product MVLGLGSRKLGAHLPRFVADYAGDALYATLVFFLVAFVRPSAPRLGLAAAAFAFSCLVEVSQLSDATVLVTARSTVFGRLVLGTTFVWSDIPLYALGAGLGAVVDVGLFKGVTPASSGQRPPPPSE from the coding sequence GTGGTCCTCGGGCTCGGGAGCCGCAAGCTCGGCGCGCACCTCCCGCGCTTCGTCGCCGACTACGCGGGGGATGCCCTCTACGCGACGCTCGTGTTTTTCCTCGTCGCGTTCGTCCGCCCGTCCGCGCCTCGTCTCGGTCTTGCGGCCGCGGCCTTCGCGTTTTCGTGCCTCGTCGAGGTGAGCCAGCTCTCCGACGCGACGGTGCTCGTCACGGCGCGTTCCACCGTCTTCGGGCGGCTCGTCCTCGGGACCACCTTCGTGTGGTCCGACATCCCACTTTATGCGCTCGGAGCAGGGCTCGGCGCCGTCGTCGACGTGGGGCTCTTCAAGGGAGTGACGCCGGCATCTTCCGGGCAGCGCCCTCCGCCGCCGTCCGAATGA